One genomic region from Jilunia laotingensis encodes:
- the folD gene encoding bifunctional methylenetetrahydrofolate dehydrogenase/methenyltetrahydrofolate cyclohydrolase FolD: protein MNLIDGKAISEQVKQEIAAEVAEIVTNGGKRPHLAAILVGHDGGSETYVAAKVKACEACGFKSSLIRYESDVTEEELLAKVRELNEDADVDGFIVQLPLPKHISEQKVIETIDYRKDVDGFHPINVGRMSIGLPCYVSATPNGILELLKRYKIETSGKKCVVLGRSNIVGKPMAALMMQKAYPGDATVTVCHSRSRDLIKECQEADIIIAALGQPNFVKAEMVKEGAVIIDVGTTRVPDSSKKSGFKLTGDVKFDEVAPKCSYITPVPGGVGPMTIVSLMKNTLLAGKKAIYK, encoded by the coding sequence ATGAACCTTATAGATGGAAAAGCCATTTCCGAACAAGTAAAACAAGAGATTGCGGCAGAAGTGGCAGAAATCGTTACCAACGGAGGCAAACGTCCTCATCTGGCTGCTATACTTGTAGGGCACGATGGAGGTAGCGAAACATATGTAGCCGCTAAAGTAAAAGCCTGCGAAGCCTGTGGCTTCAAATCGTCACTCATCCGCTACGAAAGCGATGTAACAGAAGAGGAACTGCTTGCTAAAGTACGCGAACTCAATGAAGATGCCGATGTAGACGGTTTTATCGTACAGCTTCCCCTCCCCAAACACATATCCGAACAGAAAGTGATCGAAACAATTGACTACCGCAAGGATGTGGATGGTTTCCATCCGATCAATGTAGGACGCATGTCTATCGGATTGCCCTGTTATGTGTCCGCCACTCCCAACGGAATCCTCGAACTGCTGAAACGCTATAAGATAGAAACTTCGGGCAAGAAGTGCGTAGTGCTGGGACGCAGCAACATCGTTGGTAAACCCATGGCTGCACTAATGATGCAAAAGGCCTATCCGGGCGATGCAACGGTAACTGTCTGCCATAGCCGTTCACGTGACCTGATAAAGGAATGCCAGGAAGCAGATATCATTATTGCCGCACTCGGTCAACCCAATTTCGTGAAAGCGGAAATGGTAAAAGAAGGAGCCGTGATCATTGATGTCGGAACAACCCGCGTACCTGATTCAAGCAAGAAATCCGGTTTCAAACTGACCGGTGATGTGAAATTCGATGAAGTAGCACCGAAATGCTCGTACATCACCCCTGTACCCGGGGGAGTTGGTCCAATGACTATCGTTTCCCTGATGAAGAATACATTGCTTGCAGGTAAGAAAGCCATTTACAAATAA
- a CDS encoding FtsB family cell division protein — MSKLLTIWLFIAKHKYLITILLFAAIIGFLDENSAIRRLGYAREISRLQSEIEKYRAEYEENTKKLNELSTNPDAIEQIAREKYLMKKPNEDIYVFKDK; from the coding sequence ATGAGCAAATTATTAACAATCTGGTTGTTCATAGCAAAGCATAAATATCTGATTACTATTTTGCTTTTTGCAGCTATCATCGGTTTTCTGGATGAGAACAGTGCGATTCGCCGTCTTGGCTATGCCCGTGAAATCAGCCGCCTGCAAAGTGAAATAGAGAAATACCGTGCCGAATATGAGGAGAACACCAAAAAACTCAATGAGTTGAGTACCAATCCGGATGCCATAGAGCAGATTGCCCGTGAAAAGTACCTAATGAAAAAGCCAAACGAAGATATTTACGTATTCAAAGATAAATAA
- the ffh gene encoding signal recognition particle protein — protein sequence MFDNLSERLERSFKILKGEGKITEINVAETLKDVRKALLDADVNYKVAKNFTDTVKEKALGQNVLTAVKPSQLMVKIVHDELTHLMGGETVEIDIDSRPAVILMSGLQGSGKTTFSGKLARMLKTKKNRKPLLVACDVYRPAAIEQLRVLAEQINVPMYSEPDSKNPVEIAQNAIKEAKAKGYDLVIVDTAGRLAVDEEMMNEIAAIKTAIEPNEILFVVDSMTGQDAVNTAKEFNERLDFNGVVLTKLDGDTRGGAALSIRSVVNKPIKFVGTGEKLDAIDQFHPARMADRILGMGDIVSLVERAQEQYDEEEAKRLQKKIAKNQFDFNDFLSQIAQIKKMGNLKELASMIPGVGKAIKDIDIDDNAFKSIEAIIYSMTPAERSNPELLNGSRRTRIAKGSGTTIQEVNRLLKQFDQTRKMMKMVTGSKMGKMMPKVKR from the coding sequence AGACTAGAGAGGTCGTTTAAGATTCTGAAAGGTGAAGGTAAAATCACCGAAATCAACGTAGCAGAGACACTGAAGGACGTACGTAAAGCCCTGTTGGATGCCGACGTTAACTACAAAGTTGCGAAAAACTTTACTGACACAGTAAAGGAAAAAGCATTGGGACAAAACGTACTTACAGCCGTGAAGCCAAGCCAACTGATGGTGAAGATCGTTCACGATGAACTAACCCATTTGATGGGAGGTGAAACGGTGGAGATCGATATCGATTCACGTCCAGCAGTAATCCTGATGTCCGGTCTGCAAGGTTCGGGTAAGACAACATTCTCGGGCAAATTGGCACGTATGCTGAAAACCAAGAAGAATCGCAAACCGCTGCTTGTTGCCTGTGACGTTTACCGTCCGGCCGCCATCGAACAGTTGCGTGTATTGGCAGAACAGATCAATGTCCCTATGTATTCCGAACCGGATAGCAAGAATCCGGTGGAGATTGCCCAAAACGCCATCAAGGAAGCTAAAGCTAAAGGATATGACCTTGTCATCGTCGATACAGCCGGACGTTTGGCCGTAGACGAGGAGATGATGAATGAGATTGCAGCTATCAAGACAGCCATAGAGCCGAACGAGATCCTTTTTGTTGTCGACTCCATGACCGGACAGGATGCTGTAAACACTGCCAAAGAATTCAACGAACGCCTTGATTTCAACGGTGTGGTACTTACCAAACTCGATGGTGACACTCGTGGTGGTGCCGCTCTTTCCATCCGTTCGGTAGTCAACAAACCTATCAAATTTGTAGGTACGGGTGAAAAGTTAGATGCTATCGACCAATTCCACCCTGCACGTATGGCCGACCGTATCTTGGGAATGGGTGATATCGTTTCGTTGGTAGAGCGTGCGCAAGAGCAGTATGATGAAGAAGAAGCGAAGCGTCTTCAGAAAAAGATTGCCAAGAATCAGTTCGACTTTAACGACTTCCTCAGTCAAATTGCTCAAATCAAGAAAATGGGTAACCTCAAGGAACTTGCTTCCATGATCCCGGGTGTAGGAAAGGCCATCAAAGATATCGATATCGATGATAATGCTTTCAAAAGCATCGAAGCTATCATCTACTCAATGACACCCGCAGAACGTTCTAATCCCGAATTGCTGAACGGTTCACGCCGTACGCGCATTGCTAAAGGCAGCGGCACCACTATACAGGAAGTAAACCGCCTGCTCAAACAGTTCGACCAGACTCGCAAAATGATGAAGATGGTAACCGGCAGCAAGATGGGCAAAATGATGCCGAAAGTTAAACGCTAA
- a CDS encoding A1S_2505 family phage non-structural protein: MNIRITPDHITELQPNEIFVFGSNLQGYHGGGAARLAMNKWGAIWGQGIGLQGQTYAIPTMQGGVETIRPHVDQFIKVAQNDPEHIYLVTEIGCGIAGFQPEEIAPLFATAVNVTNIWLPRNFWKIIQAK, from the coding sequence ATGAATATTCGAATTACCCCCGATCATATCACCGAACTGCAACCAAACGAGATATTTGTCTTCGGTAGCAACCTTCAAGGATACCATGGTGGTGGAGCCGCCCGTTTGGCAATGAACAAATGGGGAGCAATTTGGGGACAAGGCATAGGATTGCAAGGCCAAACATATGCCATTCCAACCATGCAAGGTGGAGTGGAAACGATTCGTCCTCATGTGGACCAATTTATTAAAGTTGCGCAAAACGATCCGGAACACATATATCTTGTCACAGAGATAGGTTGTGGAATAGCAGGATTCCAACCCGAAGAAATCGCCCCTCTATTTGCAACAGCTGTGAATGTTACCAACATATGGTTGCCACGCAATTTTTGGAAAATTATTCAAGCCAAATAG
- a CDS encoding DNA polymerase III subunit gamma/tau: MENYIVSARKYRPSTFESVVGQRALTTTLKNAIATQKLAHAYLFCGPRGVGKTTCARIFAKTINCMTPTADGEACNSCESCVAFNEQRSYNIHELDAASNNSVDDIRQLVEQVRIPPQIGKYKVYIIDEVHMLSASAFNAFLKTLEEPPRHAIFILATTEKHKILPTILSRCQIYDFNRISVEDTVQHLAYVASKESISAEPDALNVIALKADGGMRDALSIFDQVVSFTGGNITYQSVIENLNVLDYEYYFRLTDCFLENKVSDALLLFNDVLNKGFDGNHFITGLSSHFRDLLVSKDVATLSLLEVGASIRQRYQEQAQKCPLPFLYKAMKLCNDCDMNYRTSKNKRLLVELTLIQVAQLTTGGDDVSGGRSPKQAIKPIFTQPAVAQQPQAAPVGTQSQPAVKPVAQSPTAPASPVPAVGASNQTSTPEAVLKVQLKEEKKIPVMNRSSLGLSIKHPQKETGAQNAAVQTTVHTQVQPEEDYIFNEKDLNYYWQEYAGQLPIEHKAIAMRMQNIRPALQKDDVTFEILVDNEIIAKEFTAMIPEVQDYLRTRLKNRKVRMTVRVSAPAENVRAYSRVEKFQMMAKKNDALMQLKEEFGLELY; the protein is encoded by the coding sequence ATGGAAAATTATATTGTATCTGCCCGTAAATATCGTCCATCCACTTTTGAATCGGTGGTGGGACAACGGGCACTGACCACTACGCTGAAGAATGCCATTGCCACACAGAAACTGGCTCACGCCTATCTGTTTTGCGGACCTCGGGGGGTGGGAAAGACGACTTGCGCACGTATCTTTGCCAAGACAATCAACTGTATGACACCCACAGCGGATGGAGAAGCTTGCAATTCTTGTGAGTCTTGCGTGGCTTTCAATGAACAGCGCTCGTACAATATTCATGAACTGGATGCGGCTTCGAATAATTCGGTAGATGATATTCGACAACTGGTGGAACAGGTACGCATCCCGCCTCAGATAGGTAAATACAAAGTGTATATTATTGATGAGGTACATATGTTGTCAGCTTCGGCTTTTAATGCTTTCCTGAAAACACTGGAAGAACCGCCACGTCATGCCATCTTTATTCTGGCTACGACTGAAAAGCATAAGATACTTCCTACCATTCTGTCACGTTGCCAGATTTATGATTTTAACCGTATCAGTGTAGAAGATACCGTGCAACATTTGGCTTATGTGGCTTCCAAAGAGAGCATTTCTGCCGAACCGGATGCTCTTAATGTGATCGCGTTGAAGGCGGACGGGGGGATGAGAGATGCGCTTTCCATTTTCGATCAGGTGGTGAGTTTCACGGGGGGGAACATAACCTATCAAAGCGTTATTGAAAATCTGAACGTGCTTGATTATGAATATTATTTCCGTCTGACTGACTGTTTTCTTGAAAATAAAGTGAGTGATGCCTTATTGCTATTTAATGATGTGCTGAATAAAGGCTTTGATGGAAATCATTTTATTACAGGACTTTCTTCTCATTTCCGCGACCTGTTGGTAAGTAAAGACGTTGCTACGTTGTCACTGCTTGAAGTAGGTGCGAGCATACGCCAACGTTATCAGGAACAGGCGCAAAAATGTCCGTTGCCTTTTTTATATAAAGCTATGAAGCTTTGCAACGATTGTGATATGAATTATCGTACCAGCAAAAACAAACGTTTGTTGGTGGAGCTGACCTTGATACAAGTTGCGCAACTTACCACCGGGGGGGATGATGTGAGTGGTGGGCGTAGCCCTAAACAAGCTATAAAACCCATATTTACACAACCTGCCGTTGCTCAGCAACCACAGGCTGCTCCTGTTGGAACACAATCGCAACCAGCGGTTAAACCGGTGGCTCAATCGCCTACTGCGCCTGCTTCTCCGGTTCCCGCAGTTGGAGCATCTAACCAGACATCCACTCCTGAGGCGGTATTAAAAGTGCAGTTGAAGGAAGAAAAGAAAATACCGGTGATGAACCGTTCCAGTCTGGGGCTTTCCATCAAGCATCCGCAGAAAGAGACTGGGGCGCAAAATGCTGCTGTTCAGACTACGGTACATACACAAGTGCAACCGGAAGAAGATTACATTTTCAATGAAAAAGATCTGAATTACTATTGGCAGGAATATGCAGGGCAGCTTCCTATAGAACATAAGGCGATTGCCATGCGTATGCAAAATATTCGTCCGGCTCTTCAGAAGGACGATGTCACATTTGAAATACTGGTTGATAATGAAATCATTGCCAAAGAATTTACGGCTATGATTCCCGAAGTGCAGGATTACCTTCGTACGCGGCTGAAAAACCGTAAAGTTAGAATGACTGTTCGTGTAAGCGCACCTGCTGAGAATGTCCGTGCTTACAGCAGGGTAGAGAAGTTTCAAATGATGGCAAAAAAGAATGATGCTTTAATGCAACTAAAAGAAGAATTCGGATTGGAATTGTATTGA
- a CDS encoding aminoacyl-histidine dipeptidase → MEKQELKPAGVFKYFAEICQVPRPSKKEEKIIAYLKAFGEKHNLETKVDEAGNVLIKKPATPGKENLQTVVLQSHVDMVCEKNNDVEHDFLKDPIETEIEGEWMKAKGTTLGADNGIGVATELAILADDTIEHGPLECLFTVDEETGLTGAFALKEGFMTGDILLNLDSEDEGELFIGCAGGIDSVAEFTYKEVDVPAGYFFFKVEVKGLKGGHSGGDIHLGRGNANKILNRFLSKMVAKYDLYLCEINGGNLRNAIPREAYAICAVPENAKHDVRTDLNVFTAEIENELAVTEPDLKLILESEAPRAKAIDQETTARLLKALYAVPHGIYAMSQDIPGLVETSTNLASIKMKPGNVIRIETSQRSSILSARDDMANTVRSAFLLAGAKVTSGDGYPGWKPNPHSAILEVAAASYKRLFGVDAKVKAIHAGLECGLFLDKYPTLDMISFGPTLIGVHSPDERMLIPTVDKFWRHLLDVLANIPEKK, encoded by the coding sequence ATGGAAAAACAAGAACTAAAACCGGCTGGTGTTTTCAAGTATTTCGCTGAAATATGCCAGGTACCGCGTCCTTCAAAGAAGGAAGAAAAAATTATCGCTTACCTTAAAGCGTTCGGTGAAAAACATAACCTAGAAACAAAAGTAGACGAAGCCGGAAACGTGCTGATCAAGAAACCCGCTACTCCCGGAAAAGAAAATCTGCAAACCGTAGTACTGCAATCGCACGTCGACATGGTATGCGAAAAGAATAACGATGTTGAACATGATTTCCTCAAAGATCCCATAGAAACAGAAATAGAAGGCGAATGGATGAAAGCCAAAGGAACCACTCTGGGTGCCGACAACGGCATCGGTGTTGCTACCGAGCTTGCCATCCTTGCCGATGATACCATCGAACACGGCCCGCTGGAATGCCTTTTCACCGTTGATGAAGAGACCGGGTTGACTGGTGCTTTCGCCCTGAAAGAAGGCTTCATGACTGGAGACATCTTGCTCAACCTCGATTCGGAAGACGAAGGGGAGCTTTTCATCGGTTGTGCCGGTGGCATCGACTCCGTGGCCGAATTCACCTATAAAGAAGTAGACGTACCGGCAGGTTATTTCTTCTTTAAAGTGGAAGTAAAAGGTCTTAAAGGTGGACACTCCGGTGGTGATATCCATTTAGGACGTGGCAACGCCAACAAAATACTAAATCGCTTCCTCAGCAAGATGGTAGCAAAATACGACCTGTATTTATGCGAAATCAATGGCGGTAATCTTCGGAATGCCATTCCTCGTGAAGCGTATGCTATCTGTGCTGTTCCCGAAAATGCCAAACACGATGTACGCACCGACCTGAACGTATTCACTGCTGAAATAGAGAACGAACTTGCCGTTACCGAACCTGACCTGAAACTTATACTTGAATCGGAAGCTCCACGCGCCAAAGCCATCGATCAGGAAACTACAGCACGATTACTGAAAGCACTCTATGCGGTTCCACACGGAATATACGCCATGAGCCAAGACATTCCGGGATTGGTAGAAACATCCACCAACCTGGCTTCCATCAAAATGAAACCCGGCAACGTGATCCGCATCGAGACAAGCCAGCGCAGCTCTATCCTTTCCGCCCGTGACGACATGGCTAACACGGTACGATCTGCATTCCTATTGGCAGGTGCAAAGGTCACTTCCGGTGATGGTTACCCGGGATGGAAACCTAACCCTCATTCTGCCATCCTAGAAGTAGCAGCCGCTTCCTACAAACGCTTATTTGGTGTCGATGCCAAAGTAAAAGCTATTCATGCCGGATTGGAATGTGGATTATTCCTCGATAAATATCCTACACTGGATATGATCTCCTTCGGACCTACACTGATCGGTGTACACTCTCCGGACGAAAGGATGCTGATTCCCACCGTTGATAAATTCTGGCGACACTTGCTTGACGTACTGGCAAATATCCCGGAAAAGAAATAA
- a CDS encoding CapA family protein produces the protein MKTFLLTLLFFTQLSCMSKAQEQTNVQLPVDSLPSPAHITLLFAGDLMQHQAQINAAYTPSGYDYSDYFKSIKDEISRADIAIGNLEVTLGGKPYKGYPTFSAPDEYLYAIRDAGFNVLVTANNHCLDKGKNGLERTIQMLDSLHIPHAGTYINADTRKQQYPLLLEQNGFRIALLNYTYGTNGIKVTYPNIVNYIDKAIIMQDIKDAKTLHPDAIIACMHWGDEYHSLPNKEQTTLADWLLEQGVTHIIGSHPHVVQPMELRTDSITGERHAVVYSLGNFISNMSARHTDGGILFRLDLEKDSITRVTNCGYSLVWTSRPLLSRKKNHRLLPANYPSDSLSIAERNHLKIFINDTRSLFSKYNKGIKEYTFY, from the coding sequence ATGAAGACGTTTCTCCTTACTTTACTTTTTTTCACTCAATTATCCTGTATGAGTAAAGCACAGGAGCAGACTAACGTGCAATTACCGGTAGACAGTCTCCCCTCTCCTGCCCATATCACCTTGCTATTTGCCGGAGATCTGATGCAACATCAAGCACAAATCAATGCAGCCTATACCCCCTCCGGATATGACTATTCCGATTACTTCAAATCAATTAAAGATGAAATAAGCCGAGCCGATATAGCCATAGGCAATCTTGAAGTCACCTTGGGAGGAAAACCGTACAAAGGTTATCCGACTTTCAGCGCACCGGACGAATATCTTTACGCAATTCGTGACGCAGGATTCAACGTATTGGTAACAGCCAACAATCATTGCCTTGATAAAGGTAAAAACGGTTTGGAAAGAACCATACAGATGCTAGATTCTTTACACATCCCTCATGCAGGAACGTATATCAATGCCGACACCCGCAAGCAACAATATCCCTTACTATTAGAACAGAACGGTTTTCGCATCGCCTTGTTAAATTATACTTATGGAACCAACGGCATTAAAGTCACCTATCCAAACATTGTAAACTATATAGACAAAGCCATCATAATGCAAGATATCAAAGATGCAAAAACTCTTCACCCGGACGCGATCATAGCTTGCATGCATTGGGGAGATGAATACCACTCCCTGCCTAATAAAGAACAAACAACATTGGCTGATTGGCTTCTCGAACAAGGAGTCACTCATATCATTGGCTCGCATCCACATGTCGTACAACCCATGGAGCTTCGCACCGACAGCATTACAGGAGAGCGACACGCAGTTGTATACTCTTTGGGAAATTTCATTTCCAACATGTCCGCCCGCCATACAGATGGTGGAATACTTTTTAGGCTAGATCTTGAAAAAGACAGTATCACTCGTGTCACTAACTGTGGTTATAGCTTGGTATGGACATCCCGCCCTCTCCTCTCCCGAAAAAAAAATCATAGATTGCTCCCTGCCAACTACCCATCGGACTCTCTCAGTATCGCTGAACGTAATCATCTGAAAATCTTCATAAATGATACTCGATCCCTCTTTAGCAAGTACAATAAAGGAATAAAAGAGTACACTTTTTATTGA
- a CDS encoding OmpH family outer membrane protein, whose protein sequence is MKRINCLVNGFAALALIVLFSQCAGKADTRTTTASGEVTAATPSGELKIAYVEVDTLLSKYNFCVDLNEAMLKKEENIRLTLNQKAAALDKDQKEFQKKYENNAFISPERAQQEYNRLMKMQQDLQALQNKLSNELAAENAKNSLQLRDSINVFLKEYNKTRGYSLILSNTGFDNLLYADSTFNITQEIIDGLNARYTSAAKK, encoded by the coding sequence ATGAAGAGAATAAATTGCCTCGTTAACGGTTTTGCTGCACTCGCGCTTATCGTTTTATTTTCACAATGCGCCGGTAAAGCTGACACGAGAACTACAACGGCTTCCGGAGAAGTTACAGCCGCAACTCCTTCCGGTGAACTGAAAATTGCATATGTTGAAGTAGACACTTTGCTTTCAAAATACAATTTCTGTGTAGATTTGAATGAGGCCATGCTGAAAAAGGAGGAAAATATCCGTTTGACATTAAACCAGAAAGCTGCTGCTCTTGATAAAGACCAGAAAGAATTTCAGAAGAAATATGAGAATAATGCTTTCATCTCTCCCGAAAGAGCCCAACAGGAATACAATCGCTTGATGAAGATGCAACAAGATCTTCAGGCATTGCAGAATAAACTGTCCAATGAACTGGCAGCCGAAAATGCAAAGAACAGTCTGCAATTGCGCGACTCTATCAATGTTTTCTTAAAAGAATACAATAAGACAAGAGGCTATAGCCTGATACTCAGTAATACTGGTTTTGACAATCTGCTTTATGCTGACAGCACTTTCAATATCACTCAGGAGATTATCGATGGTTTGAATGCAAGATATACTTCTGCAGCTAAGAAATAA